One genomic window of Diospyros lotus cultivar Yz01 chromosome 8, ASM1463336v1, whole genome shotgun sequence includes the following:
- the LOC127808106 gene encoding uncharacterized protein LOC127808106 produces MASSTMPKQLAQLLQEQQDPFVLELYLLERGYVKNKTLHCYKRRKFIPNCSKIVKTLINKLSFVGDKNKGNSSLREIIKRNKEEPAQSDGRKIAADRRLPWMCRGENEESPVSVLEKLPSKEEEEEQEEEEQEEESPIHHDNIFKETLFGKKRFGMPGSSFQRFVETMALQQPKQLLYDWVREMVETRRAWEEDRRQRRQLLPESLRPEELGKLLFEGMRSWSNLRGNLTNTIQLLNSDFETSGSEWRDYEAEIREIGVEIGDDILEDIIFREILF; encoded by the exons ATGGCTTCTTCCACCATGCCCAAGCAGCTTGCCCAGCTCCTCCAAGAGCAGCAAGACCCTTTTGTCCTGGAACTCTACCTTCTGGAAAGAGGCTATGTGAAGAACAAGACCCTCCATTGCTACAAGAGGAGGAAGTTCATTCCAAACTGTTCCAAGATTGTGAAAACTTTAATCAACAAGCTTTCATTCGTTGGTGACAAGAATAAAGGGAATTCTAGTCTCAGGGAGATTATCAAGAGGAACAAGGAAGAACCAGCACAATCAGATGGAAGAAAG ATTGCTGCAGATAGAAGGCTTCCATGGATGTGCAGGGGAGAGAATGAAGAAAGCCCAGTTTCAGTCCTAGAAAAATTGCcttcaaaagaagaagaagaagaacaagaagaagaagaacaagaagaagagtcACCAATTCATCATGACAATA TTTTCAAAGAAACATTATTTGGAAAGAAGAGGTTTGGCATGCCTGGTTCTTCCTTCCAGCGCTTCGTAGAGACAATGGCTTTGCAGCAACCAAAGCAGCTCCTATATGACTGGGTGAGGGAAATGGTGGAGACCCGCCGTGCATGGGAGGAGGACCGAAGACAGCGGCGGCAGCTGTTGCCGGAATCTTTGAGGCCGGAGGAGCTCGGAAAGCTTCTGTTTGAGGGCATGAGGAGTTGGAGCAACTTACGTGGGAATTTAACCAACACAATCCAACTTTTGAATTCAGATTTCGAAACTTCAGGTTCAGAATGGCGCGATTATGAAGCTGAGATTAGAGAAATCGGTGTAGAGATTGGAGATGATATTTTAGAAGATATCATCTTTAGAGAGATATTGTTTTAG